The Candidatus Defluviilinea proxima genome window below encodes:
- a CDS encoding DUF4147 domain-containing protein — MLTALAEAYPLSGALAISKHASSLSRNLFPVFLGSHPIPDSRSLEAGTRVLDFVSALNAEDTLVCLISGGGSALVTAPYNGISLEDMQTLTSLLLSCGARIDEINTIRRSLDQVKGGGLAMQRRRKIIS, encoded by the coding sequence ATGCTGACAGCCCTTGCGGAAGCATATCCACTCTCCGGCGCACTCGCCATCAGCAAACACGCTTCATCCCTCAGCCGGAACCTGTTTCCTGTTTTCCTGGGCAGTCACCCCATCCCAGACTCGCGTTCACTCGAAGCAGGTACACGCGTTTTAGATTTTGTTTCTGCATTGAATGCAGAAGATACCTTGGTATGTTTAATTTCCGGCGGCGGCTCGGCATTGGTTACTGCACCCTATAACGGTATCTCGCTTGAAGATATGCAAACACTGACATCGTTGTTGTTATCTTGTGGCGCGCGCATTGATGAGATCAACACGATTCGCCGCAGCCTTGATCAAGTCAAAGGTGGGGGATTGGCGATGCAACGAAGGCGAAAAATTATCAGCTGA
- a CDS encoding glycosyltransferase family 4 protein, with amino-acid sequence MIRVYQQVGPHIVHHFTIKPVIYGSIAAHVMKIPGIINSITGLGHLFIDSSLVARTLLWLAKWLYRFSLRRTQVIFENPEDRKVFIQNKFIKPEQSHLIPGTGVDVDRFQPTKKTSEIPLVLFSSRLLATKGLGEFIDAVRNLKQKGIQARFAIAGTVDPGNPASIQQGQLDSWKQETLAEWWGWQDDMPATLAKADIFCLPSYREGVPNALLEACASGIPIVTTDVPGCRDVVKHGVNGVLVAPRDSLALANALELLLTNPALRSTMGKAGRDIALDQFSLSHIISKNLGVYNQVLTKHV; translated from the coding sequence TTGATACGGGTATACCAACAAGTCGGTCCCCATATCGTCCATCACTTTACGATCAAGCCGGTAATTTATGGCTCCATTGCCGCACATGTTATGAAGATACCCGGCATTATCAATTCGATTACAGGTCTTGGACATCTTTTTATTGATTCAAGCCTCGTCGCTCGCACCTTACTTTGGCTCGCCAAATGGCTCTACCGATTTAGCCTGCGCCGCACCCAGGTAATATTTGAAAACCCGGAAGATCGCAAGGTCTTTATTCAAAACAAATTCATCAAACCAGAGCAGTCCCATCTCATCCCAGGCACAGGCGTGGATGTGGACAGGTTTCAGCCCACTAAAAAAACAAGCGAAATCCCTCTCGTCCTTTTTTCAAGCCGGCTTCTCGCAACAAAGGGACTGGGGGAATTTATAGATGCGGTCCGCAATCTAAAACAAAAGGGCATCCAGGCCCGCTTTGCTATTGCAGGGACAGTTGACCCCGGCAACCCTGCCTCAATCCAGCAGGGACAACTTGACTCATGGAAGCAAGAAACGCTCGCAGAGTGGTGGGGCTGGCAGGATGATATGCCAGCAACACTTGCCAAAGCAGACATTTTCTGCCTGCCATCTTACCGCGAAGGCGTACCGAATGCCCTGCTTGAAGCTTGCGCCAGCGGTATACCAATCGTGACAACTGACGTTCCCGGTTGCCGTGACGTAGTAAAACATGGAGTTAACGGTGTACTGGTTGCCCCGCGCGATTCTCTAGCATTGGCGAACGCACTGGAATTATTGCTGACCAACCCTGCTCTGCGTAGTACAATGGGTAAGGCTGGTCGTGATATCGCTCTTGATCAATTCAGTCTCTCACATATTATTTCCAAAAATCTTGGGGTATACAATCAAGTGCTTACGAAACACGTATAG
- a CDS encoding undecaprenyl/decaprenyl-phosphate alpha-N-acetylglucosaminyl 1-phosphate transferase gives MILQFFVPLFWATLITLLITPLSIKIAQRFQLVDHPNSAPHKIHLYPVPKGGGIAIAIVVFSITIANRELQSQDIRAILAASVLILIFGIWDDIRGLSASWKLTGQIIAAAVLIQQGIFIHMFGHPIINITITVFWIVGITNAFNLVDSMDGLAVGLAAIASTFFLFVTIDADQLHFTYISTLLLGSCIGMLYFNTTPARTFLGDSGAQFLGFMLATLAMAYNPPGLPQPSSWFVPILLLGVPIFDTTFVVVSRLRRGLPVFKAGQDHVYHRLTQLGMSPTQAVTTMHVAALLIGCLAFIALPLPPIQANLLFALTLLCGGISVVFLQKGK, from the coding sequence ATGATCCTGCAGTTTTTCGTGCCGCTTTTTTGGGCAACACTGATTACGCTGCTCATTACGCCTTTGAGTATTAAGATCGCCCAACGGTTTCAACTTGTTGATCATCCAAATAGCGCTCCGCATAAGATCCATTTATACCCCGTTCCCAAAGGCGGCGGAATCGCTATTGCCATCGTGGTATTTTCAATTACTATTGCAAACAGAGAATTGCAATCACAGGATATTCGCGCCATTTTAGCTGCGTCTGTTCTTATTCTCATATTTGGCATATGGGATGATATACGAGGCTTGTCAGCCAGTTGGAAATTAACCGGGCAAATCATCGCGGCTGCAGTTCTGATCCAGCAGGGTATTTTCATACACATGTTCGGACATCCCATCATCAACATCACAATTACAGTTTTTTGGATTGTGGGTATCACAAATGCCTTTAATTTAGTGGATAGCATGGATGGGTTGGCTGTTGGTCTTGCCGCAATCGCCTCTACATTTTTCCTGTTTGTCACCATCGATGCCGATCAATTACATTTCACTTATATAAGCACTCTCCTGCTAGGCAGCTGCATCGGTATGCTTTATTTCAACACTACGCCTGCCCGTACTTTTCTCGGAGATTCCGGCGCACAATTCCTAGGGTTTATGTTAGCAACATTAGCCATGGCATATAATCCCCCAGGCTTGCCACAGCCATCATCATGGTTTGTACCTATTCTATTATTAGGGGTTCCAATTTTTGATACCACCTTTGTAGTAGTCTCGCGCTTGCGACGAGGTTTACCTGTCTTCAAAGCCGGCCAGGATCATGTATATCACCGACTGACGCAATTAGGCATGTCCCCTACCCAAGCAGTGACAACAATGCACGTTGCTGCTTTACTTATCGGCTGCCTGGCATTTATTGCTTTACCTCTTCCACCTATACAGGCAAATTTACTATTTGCACTTACCTTGTTGTGTGGAGGGATCTCCGTGGTATTCTTGCAAAAGGGAAAATGA